A genomic region of Alligator mississippiensis isolate rAllMis1 chromosome 6, rAllMis1, whole genome shotgun sequence contains the following coding sequences:
- the RGS10 gene encoding regulator of G-protein signaling 10 isoform X1, translating into MFTRAVSRLSRKRPPSEINDNDGNPSSSHQALKGTARWAASLENLLEDPEGVKRFREFLKKEFSEENVLFWLACEEFKKTQDKKQMQEKAKEIYMTFLSSKASSQVNVEGQSRLNETILETPHPLMFQKLQDQIFNLMKYDSYSRFLKSDIYLKQKKSEEQDENSSEAQSAAKRASRIYNT; encoded by the exons AGATAAATGACAATGACGGCAACCCAAGCAGCAGCCACCAGGCCCTAAAAGGAACTGCCAGATGGGCTGCGTCACTGGAGAACCTCCTAGAGGACCCAGAAGGAGTTAAACGATTTAGG gaatttttaaagaaagaatttaGTGAAGAAAATGTTTTGTTCTGGTTAGCATGTGAAGAATTTAAGAAAACACAAGATAAGAAACAG ATGCAAGAAAAAGCTAAAGAGATTTATATGACTTTCCTGTCCAGTAAAGCTTCCTCCCAAGTCAATGTTGAAGGACAGTCCCGTTTGAATGAGACAATATTGGAGACACCTCATCCTCTAATGTTTCAAAAACTCCAGGACCAG ATATTCAATCTCATGAAGTACGACAGCTACAGCCGCTTCTTAAAGTCAGACATATATCTAAAACAGAAGAAGTCTGAGGAACAGGACGAGAATTCATCAGAGGCTCAATCTGCAGCAAAAAGAGCATCAAGAATTTACAACACATGA
- the RGS10 gene encoding regulator of G-protein signaling 10 isoform X2: MLAQRPCEINDNDGNPSSSHQALKGTARWAASLENLLEDPEGVKRFREFLKKEFSEENVLFWLACEEFKKTQDKKQMQEKAKEIYMTFLSSKASSQVNVEGQSRLNETILETPHPLMFQKLQDQIFNLMKYDSYSRFLKSDIYLKQKKSEEQDENSSEAQSAAKRASRIYNT, translated from the exons AGATAAATGACAATGACGGCAACCCAAGCAGCAGCCACCAGGCCCTAAAAGGAACTGCCAGATGGGCTGCGTCACTGGAGAACCTCCTAGAGGACCCAGAAGGAGTTAAACGATTTAGG gaatttttaaagaaagaatttaGTGAAGAAAATGTTTTGTTCTGGTTAGCATGTGAAGAATTTAAGAAAACACAAGATAAGAAACAG ATGCAAGAAAAAGCTAAAGAGATTTATATGACTTTCCTGTCCAGTAAAGCTTCCTCCCAAGTCAATGTTGAAGGACAGTCCCGTTTGAATGAGACAATATTGGAGACACCTCATCCTCTAATGTTTCAAAAACTCCAGGACCAG ATATTCAATCTCATGAAGTACGACAGCTACAGCCGCTTCTTAAAGTCAGACATATATCTAAAACAGAAGAAGTCTGAGGAACAGGACGAGAATTCATCAGAGGCTCAATCTGCAGCAAAAAGAGCATCAAGAATTTACAACACATGA
- the RGS10 gene encoding regulator of G-protein signaling 10 isoform X3: protein MEKINDNDGNPSSSHQALKGTARWAASLENLLEDPEGVKRFREFLKKEFSEENVLFWLACEEFKKTQDKKQMQEKAKEIYMTFLSSKASSQVNVEGQSRLNETILETPHPLMFQKLQDQIFNLMKYDSYSRFLKSDIYLKQKKSEEQDENSSEAQSAAKRASRIYNT from the exons AGATAAATGACAATGACGGCAACCCAAGCAGCAGCCACCAGGCCCTAAAAGGAACTGCCAGATGGGCTGCGTCACTGGAGAACCTCCTAGAGGACCCAGAAGGAGTTAAACGATTTAGG gaatttttaaagaaagaatttaGTGAAGAAAATGTTTTGTTCTGGTTAGCATGTGAAGAATTTAAGAAAACACAAGATAAGAAACAG ATGCAAGAAAAAGCTAAAGAGATTTATATGACTTTCCTGTCCAGTAAAGCTTCCTCCCAAGTCAATGTTGAAGGACAGTCCCGTTTGAATGAGACAATATTGGAGACACCTCATCCTCTAATGTTTCAAAAACTCCAGGACCAG ATATTCAATCTCATGAAGTACGACAGCTACAGCCGCTTCTTAAAGTCAGACATATATCTAAAACAGAAGAAGTCTGAGGAACAGGACGAGAATTCATCAGAGGCTCAATCTGCAGCAAAAAGAGCATCAAGAATTTACAACACATGA